Proteins from one Pyrobaculum neutrophilum V24Sta genomic window:
- a CDS encoding branched-chain amino acid ABC transporter permease — MDIAPFFITGLIIGSIYGLTTLGLSLIFGVLRVANVAHGSFIMIGAYMAFFAFTLWGWPPLATAAVAAAVGMGLGYLVYLVAIKPLKKAGELHTLVALFALGAALAEVARLLWGPDFVGYTWRLGSISLWGLEVEIGKLMGAFVALATAVALDLWLQRTFFGRAVRAVVQDPLGAQLVGVRVESVYAITAALGIGITTMGGVLLTLFIPVGINPYMGGPYTLIGFVVAVMGGLGSVMGAYVAGLVFGVIESVGYYLFSLAGFAEPSQMALFSAFVALLLLLLFRPTGLFRL; from the coding sequence ATGGATATCGCCCCCTTTTTCATCACCGGCCTCATAATTGGGTCTATCTACGGCTTAACGACGTTGGGCCTCAGCCTAATCTTCGGCGTGTTGCGGGTGGCGAACGTGGCACACGGCTCCTTCATCATGATAGGGGCCTACATGGCGTTTTTCGCCTTTACGCTCTGGGGGTGGCCTCCCCTCGCCACCGCGGCGGTGGCCGCGGCTGTGGGGATGGGGCTGGGGTACCTGGTCTACCTAGTTGCGATCAAGCCGCTTAAGAAAGCTGGGGAGCTCCATACGCTGGTTGCGCTGTTCGCCCTTGGGGCAGCCCTCGCGGAGGTGGCGAGGTTGCTCTGGGGGCCCGACTTCGTGGGGTACACCTGGCGCCTAGGCTCAATCTCGCTGTGGGGGCTGGAGGTGGAGATCGGCAAGCTGATGGGCGCCTTCGTGGCGTTGGCCACCGCTGTGGCTCTGGATCTCTGGTTGCAGAGAACCTTCTTCGGCAGAGCCGTTAGGGCGGTGGTGCAGGATCCCTTGGGGGCGCAGCTTGTCGGCGTTAGGGTTGAAAGCGTGTACGCCATCACAGCGGCCTTGGGGATAGGGATCACGACAATGGGCGGGGTTCTGCTGACCCTCTTCATCCCGGTGGGCATAAACCCCTATATGGGCGGGCCCTACACGCTTATAGGCTTCGTGGTAGCTGTGATGGGGGGCTTGGGCTCGGTCATGGGGGCCTATGTGGCCGGGTTGGTATTCGGCGTCATCGAGTCTGTGGGTTACTACCTCTTCTCCCTCGCCGGCTTCGCCGAGCCTTCGCAGATGGCCTTGTTCTCGGCGTTTGTGGCGTTGCTCCTGCTCCTCCTCTTCAGGCCCACCGGCCTCTTTAGGCTATGA
- a CDS encoding amino acid ABC transporter substrate-binding protein: protein MASKTALAVVGLVAAALLVGIALFAPKSPPPAVAPPQYTSTTTAPQTTAAACPDEITIGTAMPLSGRYAAEGQYSLWGALAVVNWVNDRGGVDCGGKKVKVRLVYRDSESKLELAQSITESLVTQDKVNFLLSPYGSDLALGVSSIAEKYGVLMAVVGASSDRIFQQGFKYVVGVAAPASQYMVPVLDMVVKRDPTAKRVAILYRDSEFNRQVAEGAKAYAEKLGLQVVLYEAYPASPKDLTPQILKVKQAAPDVIIVASHFADGQLVVRQLAEQKVDAKLIALSVAPLVPDFYKALGTKAECVVGPSHWEPGVTYSPQLAKQRGEDWFGPTKEEFITYFKKVAKEMGGREVEPGYHAAWAAEGVLAILYGVQKAASADSDKVLNALRGSRFMTFFGEFKLDPATNLNVAHTMVVVQWQGGQRLVVWPADVAEGKLVYPSLTWDQKAAGQLCR, encoded by the coding sequence ATGGCCTCGAAAACCGCTTTGGCGGTAGTCGGGTTGGTGGCGGCGGCCCTCTTGGTGGGAATAGCTCTTTTCGCGCCGAAGAGCCCCCCGCCGGCCGTCGCTCCCCCGCAATACACCTCAACTACCACGGCGCCGCAGACAACCGCCGCCGCATGCCCAGACGAAATAACCATCGGCACAGCGATGCCGCTGTCGGGGAGATACGCAGCCGAGGGGCAATACTCCCTCTGGGGCGCGCTGGCTGTGGTGAACTGGGTCAACGACAGAGGCGGAGTCGACTGCGGCGGCAAGAAGGTGAAGGTGCGTCTGGTGTATAGAGACAGCGAATCTAAGCTGGAGCTGGCCCAGAGCATAACCGAGTCGCTGGTGACGCAGGATAAGGTCAACTTCCTGCTCAGCCCCTACGGCTCCGACCTAGCCCTAGGCGTCTCGTCTATCGCCGAGAAATACGGCGTGTTGATGGCTGTGGTCGGCGCCTCCTCAGACCGCATCTTCCAGCAGGGCTTTAAGTACGTCGTTGGCGTGGCCGCGCCGGCGAGTCAATACATGGTCCCCGTGTTAGACATGGTGGTGAAGCGTGACCCCACGGCGAAGAGGGTGGCCATCTTATACAGAGACAGCGAGTTTAACAGACAGGTGGCAGAGGGGGCAAAGGCCTATGCGGAGAAGCTGGGTCTCCAGGTGGTGCTGTACGAGGCCTACCCCGCCTCTCCCAAGGATCTAACGCCACAAATTCTGAAGGTTAAGCAGGCGGCGCCAGACGTCATAATAGTGGCCTCTCACTTCGCCGACGGCCAGCTCGTGGTTAGGCAACTGGCCGAGCAGAAGGTCGACGCCAAGCTCATCGCTTTGTCTGTGGCGCCTCTGGTGCCGGACTTCTACAAGGCGCTGGGGACAAAGGCCGAGTGCGTCGTCGGCCCCTCGCACTGGGAGCCCGGCGTCACCTACAGCCCGCAGCTCGCCAAGCAGAGAGGCGAGGACTGGTTTGGACCCACGAAGGAGGAGTTCATAACGTATTTCAAGAAGGTGGCTAAGGAGATGGGCGGCAGAGAGGTGGAGCCGGGCTACCACGCCGCTTGGGCCGCCGAGGGGGTACTGGCCATACTATATGGGGTGCAGAAGGCCGCCTCGGCGGATTCGGACAAGGTGCTCAACGCGTTGAGGGGCTCCAGGTTTATGACCTTCTTCGGCGAGTTTAAGCTCGACCCGGCTACGAACTTGAACGTGGCCCACACGATGGTCGTCGTCCAGTGGCAGGGCGGCCAGAGGTTGGTCGTCTGGCCTGCCGACGTAGCCGAGGGGAAGCTGGTCTACCCCTCTCTGACGTGGGATCAGAAAGCCGCTGGACAGCTCTGTAGGTAA
- a CDS encoding ATP-binding cassette domain-containing protein — translation MSKIEARGLRVSFGQTQVIAGVDLSIPDRSITALMGPSGSGKSTLLRVFNRLIELYPEARVAGEAYLDGRDIFKMDVVELRRRVQMVFQIPNPIPNLSIFENVALGLKLNRLAKSRRELQERVRWALEKAQLWDEVKDRLGAPAGKLSGGQQQRLCMARALAFQPEVLLADEPTANLDPENTAKIEALFLELKKDMAIVMVTHFPQQAARISDYVAFLYRGQIVEWGATRDIFTNPKHELTERYVTGRLY, via the coding sequence ATGTCGAAGATAGAGGCGAGGGGGCTGAGGGTGTCCTTCGGCCAGACGCAGGTCATCGCGGGGGTCGACCTCTCTATCCCGGACAGGAGCATCACAGCGCTTATGGGCCCGTCGGGGAGCGGCAAGTCGACTCTTCTGAGGGTGTTCAACCGGCTGATCGAGCTGTACCCCGAGGCTAGAGTGGCGGGGGAGGCGTATCTAGACGGGAGGGACATATTCAAGATGGACGTGGTGGAGCTCAGGAGGAGGGTCCAGATGGTCTTCCAGATCCCCAACCCCATCCCCAACCTCTCCATCTTTGAAAACGTGGCCCTGGGCCTTAAGCTCAACCGGCTGGCGAAGAGCAGGAGGGAGCTCCAGGAGAGGGTTAGGTGGGCTCTGGAGAAAGCCCAGCTGTGGGACGAGGTGAAGGACAGGCTGGGCGCCCCCGCGGGCAAGCTCTCGGGCGGCCAGCAGCAGAGGCTCTGCATGGCGCGGGCGCTTGCGTTCCAGCCCGAGGTACTCCTCGCCGACGAGCCCACCGCGAATCTGGACCCGGAGAACACTGCGAAGATAGAGGCGCTCTTTCTAGAGCTGAAGAAGGACATGGCCATCGTCATGGTGACCCACTTCCCGCAACAGGCGGCGAGAATCAGCGACTACGTGGCCTTTTTGTACAGGGGGCAGATCGTGGAGTGGGGCGCCACCAGAGACATCTTCACGAACCCGAAGCACGAGCTAACCGAGAGGTACGTAACCGGCCGGTTGTATTAA
- a CDS encoding PstA family ABC transporter permease — protein MRLRRALDKLGMALFVALAALAVAPLFWLIVDVYVKGAAAIAKLGGLWTFLLCPPPTPFDKEGGVGPMLVGTLYMTALGALAGFAVGFPLGVYIGEMGRERLAQVTRAGVNILVEFPTVAVGLFVYAVMSLAVDDLNRYLSKLPGGWFLGPLEGFNAYAGAAALAIVMIPYVALATASAYASVERPLREAAYGVGGREFNAVFIVLRKVVSRAVLTAALIGTAKAAGETAPLLFTAFGNTYYGPFTGPTGAVSLWIWYAAQSPYEVQILSAYGAAAVLLTIVLVIFILARVWR, from the coding sequence ATGAGGCTGAGGAGGGCTCTGGACAAGCTGGGGATGGCCCTCTTCGTGGCCCTAGCAGCGCTGGCGGTGGCTCCCCTCTTCTGGCTTATCGTAGACGTCTACGTCAAGGGCGCCGCCGCCATCGCCAAGCTGGGGGGCCTCTGGACCTTCCTCCTGTGCCCCCCGCCTACCCCCTTCGACAAGGAGGGCGGGGTTGGGCCAATGCTCGTGGGGACGCTGTATATGACGGCTCTTGGGGCCCTCGCCGGCTTCGCCGTTGGGTTTCCCCTAGGCGTGTACATAGGCGAGATGGGGAGGGAGCGCCTCGCCCAGGTGACGAGAGCCGGCGTGAACATCCTCGTGGAGTTCCCCACCGTGGCGGTGGGCCTCTTCGTCTACGCCGTCATGAGCCTGGCGGTGGACGACTTAAATAGATACCTTAGTAAATTGCCCGGGGGTTGGTTTTTGGGGCCGCTGGAGGGGTTCAACGCCTACGCGGGGGCGGCCGCCTTGGCCATAGTCATGATCCCCTATGTGGCCCTCGCCACGGCGAGCGCCTACGCCTCCGTGGAGAGGCCTCTGCGGGAGGCCGCCTACGGCGTGGGGGGCCGGGAGTTCAACGCCGTGTTTATCGTGCTGAGGAAGGTGGTGTCTAGGGCTGTGCTTACGGCGGCTCTCATCGGCACGGCGAAGGCGGCGGGGGAGACGGCGCCGCTCCTCTTCACGGCCTTTGGAAACACCTACTACGGCCCCTTCACAGGCCCCACCGGCGCGGTGTCGCTCTGGATCTGGTACGCCGCCCAGAGCCCCTACGAGGTGCAGATACTGTCCGCATATGGGGCGGCCGCGGTGTTGCTCACAATAGTACTAGTTATATTTATATTGGCTAGGGTCTGGAGGTGA
- the pstC gene encoding phosphate ABC transporter permease subunit PstC: protein MLGFVLAVLVFPYLAAAFALLFLKMRWGLRAFGVFALVAVALLIAMFLAYAYPILEREGLAVFTSAVWDPAREEYGVLPALVGTLVTSAVAISLAFPMAVGVAVTINEVLPPRLRPLFASLVDLTATMPTVLYGLWGIFALGPLLQSAVNAVFGPGAMPSQYSLLTAGVLLAVMVTPYAAAVIREGYAAVPRPVEEAVYSLGATRLETVLVKLRHIRNYVVGGIFLALGRAMGETVAVAMVVGGKLGSLPAGLFDGGITISSLIALQFPNAAAYKYMTAALFAGALALAVLGIAINAAALYLIRRWQ from the coding sequence ATGCTGGGCTTCGTCTTGGCTGTGTTGGTGTTCCCCTATCTGGCGGCCGCCTTCGCCCTCCTCTTCCTCAAGATGAGGTGGGGGCTTAGGGCCTTCGGAGTCTTCGCGCTGGTGGCTGTGGCCCTCCTCATCGCCATGTTTCTCGCCTACGCATATCCCATCTTGGAGCGGGAGGGCCTCGCCGTGTTCACCTCGGCCGTTTGGGACCCGGCGCGGGAGGAGTACGGCGTGTTGCCCGCCCTGGTGGGGACCCTCGTCACGTCGGCCGTGGCCATCTCGCTTGCCTTCCCCATGGCGGTGGGGGTGGCCGTGACGATTAACGAGGTTCTGCCGCCTAGGCTTAGGCCCCTCTTCGCCTCTCTTGTGGACCTCACGGCGACTATGCCCACCGTCCTCTACGGCCTCTGGGGGATCTTCGCCCTGGGGCCTCTCCTCCAGTCGGCTGTAAACGCGGTCTTTGGGCCCGGCGCTATGCCGTCGCAGTATTCCCTCCTCACGGCTGGGGTTCTCCTGGCCGTCATGGTGACGCCCTACGCCGCGGCCGTGATTAGGGAGGGCTACGCCGCTGTGCCTAGGCCCGTCGAGGAGGCCGTCTACTCCCTGGGGGCCACCAGGCTGGAGACCGTACTCGTCAAGCTTAGGCACATAAGGAACTACGTGGTGGGGGGCATCTTCCTGGCGCTTGGGCGGGCCATGGGGGAGACCGTGGCGGTGGCCATGGTGGTTGGGGGCAAGCTCGGCTCTCTCCCCGCCGGCCTGTTCGACGGGGGGATCACCATCTCCTCGCTGATCGCCCTCCAGTTCCCCAACGCCGCCGCCTATAAGTACATGACGGCGGCGCTCTTCGCCGGGGCGCTTGCGCTGGCGGTGTTGGGCATAGCGATAAACGCCGCCGCCCTGTACCTCATCAGGAGGTGGCAATGA
- the pstS gene encoding phosphate ABC transporter substrate-binding protein PstS yields MRVVLAAVVGAVAALLAVGAVFFPPKCLAASGGGGVALGVRGTLVGGGSSFVAPQMFAWSREFYRLSGGAAVVNYQSVGSGAGVAQLLERRLDFAASDVPLPRDRYAAVGGRVFQFPVAVGSIVVAYNVPEVAYGVTGRYLNLTAEVLALIYMGVVRQWCDVRIRELNPGLADRLPCRDIVVVHRSDGSGTTAAFTLFLSKAYPPWNSTVGWGLVVRWPVDAVGRGVGAKGNEGVAQAVLQNAYSIGYVEYAYWVKNRGRFDEVGGVAYVRNDNDGRFYFPTAESVSEAVSAGLERYLAKHGAPPGPGDDWNPVSVEFSNPPRGYPLVTFTYAVVWRDYSAEGYSGAGVKTRLLKAFFRWVLTEGQGSLVEGYIPLPREVAEVGLRAVEGVRP; encoded by the coding sequence GTGAGGGTGGTTTTGGCGGCGGTGGTGGGGGCGGTGGCGGCGTTGCTGGCGGTGGGGGCTGTGTTTTTTCCGCCGAAGTGTCTGGCGGCGTCTGGCGGCGGGGGGGTTGCGCTGGGGGTTAGGGGGACTTTGGTGGGGGGTGGCTCGTCTTTTGTGGCTCCGCAGATGTTTGCCTGGTCTAGGGAGTTCTATAGGCTGAGCGGGGGGGCGGCGGTGGTTAACTACCAGTCTGTGGGGTCTGGGGCTGGGGTTGCGCAGCTTCTGGAGAGGAGGCTTGACTTCGCCGCCTCTGACGTGCCTCTGCCGCGGGATAGGTACGCCGCCGTGGGGGGTCGGGTTTTCCAGTTTCCCGTGGCTGTGGGCTCTATCGTGGTTGCCTACAACGTCCCGGAGGTGGCGTATGGGGTGACGGGGAGGTATCTGAACCTGACGGCTGAGGTTCTGGCGTTGATCTACATGGGGGTTGTTAGGCAGTGGTGTGACGTTAGGATTAGGGAGCTCAACCCGGGGCTTGCGGATAGGCTGCCGTGTAGAGATATCGTGGTGGTGCACAGGAGCGACGGGTCTGGGACAACTGCGGCGTTTACCCTCTTCCTCTCCAAGGCCTACCCGCCGTGGAACAGCACGGTGGGGTGGGGGCTGGTGGTGAGGTGGCCTGTGGACGCGGTGGGGAGGGGGGTGGGGGCGAAGGGGAACGAGGGGGTTGCGCAGGCGGTACTGCAGAACGCCTACTCCATCGGCTATGTGGAGTACGCCTACTGGGTGAAGAACCGGGGGAGGTTCGACGAGGTGGGGGGCGTGGCGTATGTGCGGAACGACAACGACGGCAGGTTCTACTTCCCCACTGCCGAGTCCGTTTCGGAGGCCGTGTCGGCCGGCCTTGAGAGGTATTTGGCGAAACACGGCGCCCCGCCTGGCCCCGGCGACGACTGGAACCCCGTTTCTGTGGAGTTTTCCAACCCGCCGCGGGGCTACCCCCTGGTGACTTTCACCTACGCCGTGGTGTGGAGGGACTACTCCGCCGAGGGGTACAGCGGCGCTGGTGTGAAGACGCGCCTCCTCAAGGCCTTCTTCAGGTGGGTTCTCACGGAGGGGCAGGGGAGCCTGGTGGAGGGGTACATCCCCCTCCCCAGGGAGGTGGCCGAGGTGGGGCTTAGGGCTGTGGAAGGGGTGAGGCCGTAG
- a CDS encoding thermonuclease family protein has protein sequence MVGRATLALLALAALAISATVVVVEVPDVDVQKVVVFRVTDGDTVETSVGRVRLVGYDAWEWDEPRGPEARYFLSGFCGGTDYLDVDDLEPRDRYGRIFGYLWCDRAFEVGGIYYTAYASVQKAFLLVRPDLVKRTLHVPPDEHP, from the coding sequence ATGGTAGGGAGAGCCACGTTGGCGTTGTTGGCGCTTGCGGCTCTGGCGATCAGCGCAACCGTCGTCGTTGTCGAGGTGCCGGACGTAGACGTGCAAAAAGTTGTCGTATTTAGAGTCACCGACGGCGATACTGTGGAAACGTCCGTGGGCAGAGTTAGGCTTGTGGGCTACGACGCTTGGGAGTGGGACGAGCCGCGCGGCCCAGAGGCCAGATATTTCCTCAGCGGCTTTTGCGGCGGCACAGATTACTTAGACGTAGATGACCTAGAGCCGAGAGATAGATATGGGCGTATATTTGGCTACCTCTGGTGCGACCGCGCCTTTGAGGTCGGCGGCATCTATTATACGGCGTATGCCTCTGTACAGAAGGCTTTTCTGCTCGTTAGGCCTGACCTCGTGAAGAGGACGCTCCACGTCCCGCCGGATGAGCACCCATAA
- a CDS encoding nucleotidyltransferase domain-containing protein has translation MEILVGRCYRVSLDRLKAFPWGRYVKFAFLFGSAASGGPAGDLDIAIPRLDLERYSELLGDLAVWLDVNEDFLDLVEIWEEAPCPIVLEALRGVPLYVEDWDLVFRFFNVCQDWEIDARKLQIHEILLGRWRG, from the coding sequence GTGGAGATCTTGGTGGGGAGGTGCTATAGGGTGTCGCTGGATAGGCTTAAGGCGTTTCCGTGGGGGCGCTACGTCAAGTTTGCCTTTTTGTTTGGGTCGGCGGCGTCTGGGGGGCCGGCGGGGGATCTGGACATAGCCATCCCGAGGCTTGACTTGGAGAGGTATTCGGAGCTGCTGGGGGATCTAGCGGTTTGGCTCGACGTCAATGAGGACTTCCTCGACCTTGTGGAGATTTGGGAGGAGGCGCCCTGTCCCATCGTGCTTGAGGCGCTCCGGGGGGTCCCCCTCTACGTGGAGGATTGGGATCTGGTGTTTAGGTTTTTCAACGTCTGCCAGGACTGGGAAATCGACGCGAGGAAGCTCCAGATCCACGAGATTCTGTTGGGGAGATGGCGCGGCTGA
- the cas10 gene encoding type III-B CRISPR-associated protein Cas10/Cmr2: MDFSKKAALLLSSPPHWEEDGQVRELVERVRRALGADAGGDLVERIREYVWGGMPRGGAPYGYIHNVFSPTLKRELRKPPAEEVRAYWRDLAEVVEGAGGKYHVFYAAYEALWIKRGLSARVANPLAPFYDAFDEAYAMATLANWFSDGGEPSGYFVNADVPGVQDFVGAGRKAGDFWAGSWALSIAVWLTAWPFVEKYGPDVLLRPTARLNPYYFYFIRGSSQKLDKHLRDVMREVGFTPPEPAWIMQPLIGEKIQLVLPRRWSSEEEVVREVVEGFKKALDCLTGLARGHVCDLLRGHIDVIPSGGCFDALYRLGDYAEVRLPLRVTVIDIGEYYRELRDKYCAGADHCPVLKIAFFDELLRNSHAAVGFQMSLERQRRRVPTAGPYFHPAAFDEVKPAFKTPGPAASTHVFFNEKTWRVCTVCGSEPAVVGLRKVRTPTGKEDYNPDDLEAFINALGANCEDFERHLRRVIRPGEFLGPRCLAKRLIYLRAKPSKQPGEEPLPEEKLQRFESTEDVAVAVVAKVGEALEREAQKIKDGRSGACLKVADYLTKGGGRDLEMVWGTAEDMKREWEECIKALEKAEVDLGGLAAGAGLAGWPHSAALGPRLFYAVVRGDGDSMGELLDGRLPARWYEEYERALGGGLAGVEEYFKAVKSYLKRHVGEDAEQTVPITPLYRVAINRSLVVTSLRDWAAVEGASGMLIYAGGDDVVALAPVEKALDVVAQTRQNFWGGGFHSVGGYHIPQLAAYGRSYAVRFVHVMDIMSIELRKSHEDLERAKDAAWERHRKDSVAVASSRTQHAAVLPLRDVSTVDRLKLAWLYMLKDAISKNAPHDAERRLNGDLDADATYRVAEHVLRRNAKDGGAAAQIASWLRGASPRYIREFFGALAVLKGVL, from the coding sequence ATGGACTTTTCAAAAAAGGCGGCTCTCCTGCTGTCGAGCCCCCCGCACTGGGAGGAGGACGGCCAGGTAAGAGAGCTCGTCGAGAGGGTGCGCAGGGCCCTGGGGGCCGACGCCGGCGGGGACCTCGTCGAGAGGATTAGGGAGTACGTGTGGGGCGGCATGCCGAGAGGCGGCGCTCCATACGGCTACATACACAACGTCTTCTCCCCCACGCTGAAGAGGGAGCTGAGGAAGCCGCCGGCGGAGGAGGTCAGGGCGTACTGGAGGGATCTCGCCGAGGTTGTCGAGGGCGCCGGCGGTAAATACCACGTCTTCTACGCCGCCTACGAGGCGCTTTGGATCAAGAGGGGGCTGTCGGCAAGGGTGGCCAACCCCCTGGCGCCCTTCTACGACGCCTTCGACGAGGCCTACGCCATGGCCACGCTCGCCAACTGGTTTTCCGACGGCGGAGAGCCCTCGGGGTACTTCGTAAACGCCGACGTGCCGGGGGTCCAGGACTTCGTGGGGGCCGGGAGGAAGGCCGGCGACTTCTGGGCCGGCAGCTGGGCCCTCTCCATTGCCGTCTGGCTGACCGCCTGGCCTTTCGTCGAGAAGTACGGCCCCGACGTACTGCTGAGGCCAACCGCGAGGCTCAACCCGTACTACTTCTACTTCATCCGCGGGAGCTCCCAGAAGCTCGACAAGCATCTCAGAGACGTCATGCGCGAGGTCGGCTTCACGCCCCCAGAGCCGGCGTGGATAATGCAGCCCCTCATCGGCGAGAAGATCCAGCTAGTGCTCCCCCGCAGGTGGAGTAGCGAGGAGGAGGTGGTGAGGGAGGTCGTGGAGGGGTTTAAAAAGGCGCTGGACTGCCTCACCGGCCTCGCGAGGGGGCACGTCTGCGACCTGCTGAGGGGCCACATAGACGTAATTCCGAGCGGCGGCTGCTTTGACGCCCTGTATAGGCTTGGGGACTACGCAGAGGTGAGGCTCCCGCTTAGGGTCACAGTCATTGACATAGGGGAGTACTACCGGGAGCTTAGGGATAAGTACTGCGCCGGCGCCGACCACTGCCCCGTTCTAAAAATCGCCTTTTTCGACGAGCTACTACGGAACTCGCACGCAGCCGTAGGCTTTCAGATGTCTCTAGAGAGGCAGCGGAGGAGGGTGCCCACGGCCGGGCCCTACTTCCACCCCGCCGCCTTCGACGAGGTGAAGCCGGCCTTCAAGACGCCGGGGCCCGCCGCCTCTACACACGTGTTTTTCAACGAGAAGACGTGGCGCGTCTGTACAGTCTGCGGCTCCGAGCCGGCGGTCGTTGGGCTTAGGAAGGTGAGAACCCCCACGGGGAAGGAGGACTACAACCCAGACGATCTAGAGGCCTTTATAAACGCGCTGGGGGCCAACTGCGAAGACTTCGAGAGGCATCTAAGGAGGGTCATACGCCCCGGGGAGTTCCTGGGGCCCAGGTGCCTCGCCAAAAGGCTGATATACCTCAGGGCGAAGCCCTCCAAGCAACCAGGCGAGGAGCCGTTGCCTGAGGAGAAGCTCCAGAGGTTTGAAAGCACGGAGGACGTGGCCGTGGCTGTGGTGGCCAAGGTGGGAGAGGCGTTGGAGAGGGAGGCCCAGAAGATTAAAGACGGGAGGAGTGGGGCGTGTCTCAAGGTCGCGGACTATCTAACGAAGGGCGGGGGGCGCGACCTGGAGATGGTGTGGGGAACCGCCGAGGACATGAAGAGGGAGTGGGAGGAGTGTATCAAGGCCCTTGAAAAGGCGGAGGTGGACCTCGGCGGGTTGGCGGCGGGGGCCGGACTCGCGGGGTGGCCGCACAGCGCCGCGCTGGGGCCCAGGCTCTTCTACGCAGTCGTCAGGGGAGACGGCGACAGCATGGGCGAGCTCCTCGACGGGAGGCTGCCGGCTAGGTGGTATGAAGAATACGAGAGGGCGCTCGGCGGGGGGCTGGCCGGCGTGGAGGAGTACTTCAAGGCCGTGAAGAGCTACCTTAAGCGCCACGTGGGGGAGGATGCGGAGCAGACAGTGCCCATAACTCCCCTCTACCGCGTCGCCATAAACAGATCGCTGGTTGTGACGTCGCTTAGAGACTGGGCGGCCGTGGAGGGGGCCTCCGGAATGTTGATATACGCAGGAGGCGACGACGTGGTGGCCCTCGCGCCTGTGGAAAAGGCGCTGGACGTGGTGGCGCAGACCAGGCAGAACTTCTGGGGGGGCGGCTTCCACAGCGTCGGCGGCTACCACATACCACAGCTGGCGGCCTACGGGAGGAGCTACGCCGTGAGGTTCGTACATGTGATGGACATAATGTCCATCGAGCTGAGGAAATCCCACGAGGACCTAGAACGCGCAAAAGACGCCGCGTGGGAGAGGCACAGGAAGGACTCCGTAGCCGTGGCCTCCTCGAGGACCCAGCACGCCGCCGTCCTCCCCCTTAGAGACGTCTCCACAGTGGACAGACTGAAGCTCGCGTGGCTCTACATGCTCAAAGACGCCATCAGCAAAAACGCCCCCCACGACGCCGAGAGGAGGCTTAACGGGGACCTCGACGCAGACGCCACCTACAGAGTGGCCGAGCACGTCCTCAGGAGGAACGCCAAAGACGGCGGAGCCGCCGCGCAGATAGCCTCATGGCTCCGCGGGGCGTCCCCGAGGTATATAAGGGAGTTCTTCGGCGCACTCGCCGTGTTGAAGGGGGTGCTATGA